A region of bacterium DNA encodes the following proteins:
- a CDS encoding class I fructose-bisphosphate aldolase, producing the protein MSSIDKIQEHLGAEAGDLLAHTCKGIPKASLQMPGPDHIDRVWTGSDRKPGVLVNLHRLFNHGRLASSGYLSILPVDQGIEHSGAASFAPNPEYFDPENIVRLAIEGGCNAVASTLGVLGSMARKYAHKIPFVVKLNHNELLTYPTTFRQIEFAQVEQAWDLGAAAVGATIYFGSEDGNADLVEIAEAFARAHELGMATILWCYLRNSAFKKDGVDYHAAADLTGQANHIGATIEADIVKQKLPTNNGGYPAIGFGKTHDLVYSDLAPDHPIDWVRWQVANCYMGRVGLINSGGASSGGSDLAEAVRTAVVNKRGGGTGLISGRKAFQKPMSEGVELLNAIQDVYLCEDVTVA; encoded by the coding sequence ATGTCGAGCATTGACAAGATTCAAGAGCATCTGGGCGCCGAGGCCGGCGACCTGTTGGCACACACTTGCAAGGGGATTCCGAAGGCGAGCCTGCAAATGCCGGGACCCGACCACATTGATCGGGTGTGGACGGGCTCCGACCGCAAGCCCGGTGTCCTGGTCAACCTGCACCGGCTCTTCAACCATGGCCGGCTGGCGAGCAGTGGCTACCTCTCGATCCTGCCCGTGGACCAGGGCATAGAGCATTCAGGGGCCGCGTCCTTTGCGCCCAATCCCGAGTACTTCGACCCCGAGAACATCGTTCGCCTGGCGATCGAAGGTGGCTGCAATGCCGTTGCCTCGACTCTTGGCGTGCTCGGCTCGATGGCGCGCAAGTACGCGCACAAGATCCCGTTTGTGGTCAAGCTGAACCACAACGAGCTGTTGACGTATCCGACCACTTTCCGCCAGATCGAGTTCGCCCAGGTCGAACAGGCCTGGGATCTCGGGGCCGCTGCCGTAGGGGCCACGATCTACTTCGGATCAGAAGACGGCAATGCCGATCTGGTCGAGATCGCCGAGGCCTTCGCTCGCGCCCACGAACTGGGAATGGCGACCATTCTCTGGTGCTACTTGCGCAACTCGGCTTTCAAGAAGGACGGTGTCGACTACCACGCGGCGGCCGACCTCACCGGCCAGGCCAACCACATAGGAGCCACGATCGAGGCCGACATCGTCAAGCAGAAGCTTCCGACCAATAACGGCGGATACCCGGCGATCGGATTCGGCAAGACCCACGACCTCGTATACAGCGATCTGGCGCCGGATCACCCGATCGACTGGGTGCGCTGGCAGGTCGCCAATTGCTACATGGGGCGGGTCGGGCTGATCAACTCCGGCGGTGCCTCGAGCGGGGGGAGCGACCTGGCCGAAGCGGTGCGTACCGCGGTGGTCAACAAGCGTGGTGGCGGAACGGGGCTGATCTCGGGGCGCAAGGCCTTCCAGAAACCGATGTCCGAGGGCGTGGAGCTGCTCAACGCGATTCAGGACGTCTATCTGTGCGAGGACGTCACCGTAGCTTGA
- a CDS encoding patatin, with product MHEPNGPGREESSAPGGVGPSATATGDGVALVLTGGGARAAYQVGFLRCLAQHMPDAKLPIITGVSAGAINAVYLAAHQGTLGEAAEGLESLWANLDPDHIYRVGTIPLLSNIVRWSVTLFSGGARAVPEPQSVLDVSPLRELLQRTLATEHGGITGVEQNLEAGKLEALALSTLKYSTGQTVTWVQGRSFHAWERPLRLGVNTKINLDHVMASAALPLMFPAVKIGDSWFGDGGIRLAAPLAPAIHLGARKILAIATRQRKSVAEASKPTFSGYPPPAQVAGTMLNAAFLDAIDQDAENLRRINRMLDHIPEGEYGDFRPIKTLVLRPSRDLGELAAEFEARLPGAFRFLTRGWGTRETRSPDFLSLLMFQSDYLSELMAIGQRDAEARLGEIQELFAPAAQSTPSLDPESTPKLAS from the coding sequence ATGCATGAACCGAATGGCCCCGGCCGAGAAGAGAGCTCCGCGCCAGGCGGCGTAGGCCCCAGCGCGACCGCGACCGGCGACGGAGTAGCGCTGGTGCTGACCGGCGGAGGTGCTCGCGCGGCCTATCAGGTGGGTTTTCTTCGGTGCCTCGCCCAGCACATGCCGGACGCGAAGCTACCGATCATCACCGGCGTCTCGGCGGGCGCCATCAATGCCGTCTACCTGGCCGCACACCAAGGAACCCTGGGCGAGGCGGCGGAGGGTCTCGAGAGCCTGTGGGCGAATCTCGATCCCGACCACATCTACCGGGTGGGAACGATCCCGCTCCTATCCAACATTGTGCGCTGGAGTGTGACGCTCTTCTCGGGAGGCGCCCGTGCGGTTCCGGAGCCTCAGAGCGTCCTCGACGTGTCCCCATTGCGCGAGCTCCTGCAGCGCACCCTTGCGACCGAGCACGGCGGGATCACCGGCGTCGAGCAGAACCTCGAAGCCGGCAAGCTCGAGGCTCTGGCGCTCTCGACTCTCAAGTACTCGACCGGGCAAACAGTGACCTGGGTCCAAGGCCGAAGCTTCCATGCCTGGGAGCGGCCTCTGCGACTCGGTGTGAATACCAAGATCAACCTGGACCACGTCATGGCTTCGGCCGCTCTGCCACTGATGTTCCCAGCGGTCAAGATCGGAGATAGCTGGTTCGGTGACGGCGGAATCCGCCTCGCGGCTCCGCTGGCGCCGGCGATTCACCTTGGAGCCCGCAAGATCCTCGCGATCGCGACGCGTCAGCGCAAGAGCGTCGCCGAAGCCAGCAAACCCACCTTCAGCGGCTACCCGCCCCCGGCCCAGGTGGCCGGCACCATGCTCAACGCGGCGTTTCTGGATGCCATTGATCAAGACGCCGAGAACCTCCGGCGGATCAACCGAATGCTCGACCACATTCCCGAAGGAGAGTACGGCGACTTTCGCCCCATCAAGACCCTGGTACTGCGACCGTCCCGGGATCTCGGCGAGCTCGCGGCGGAGTTCGAAGCCAGGCTCCCGGGCGCCTTTCGTTTCTTGACCCGCGGCTGGGGCACCCGCGAGACCCGAAGCCCCGACTTTCTCAGTCTCCTGATGTTCCAGAGTGACTACTTGAGCGAGCTCATGGCCATCGGCCAACGTGACGCCGAGGCCCGGCTCGGCGAGATCCAGGAGCTCTTCGCTCCGGCTGCCCAAAGCACACCTTCGCTCGACCCCGAATCCACTCCAAAGCTGGCGTCCTAG
- a CDS encoding MBL fold metallo-hydrolase — protein sequence MQLHVVSDGGFRLDGGAMFGVVPRVLWEQRSPPDELNRIRMTTNCLLVESPDGVVLVDTGIGDKNDAKFRDMFGMREADSRLPDAIRARGFALEDIRHVVLTHLHFDHCGWNTRFLDGEIVPTFPNAIYWVEAGELAHACNPTLRDRASYDERNWEILVDAGVMREFEGRAEPVPGLRAIKASGHNADMCVVLIESKGSTAVYWADLVPTTHHLPYPWIMGYDLYPLETLANKQLWLPRAHSEGWICFFEHDPDVACGKLVEEKPGRFVAEPVAV from the coding sequence ATGCAATTGCATGTCGTCAGCGATGGCGGATTCCGGCTGGACGGCGGCGCCATGTTCGGCGTCGTGCCGCGGGTTCTCTGGGAGCAGAGGTCCCCACCCGACGAGTTGAACCGCATCAGGATGACAACGAACTGTCTGCTGGTCGAATCGCCGGACGGCGTCGTCCTGGTCGACACGGGGATCGGTGACAAGAACGACGCCAAGTTCCGCGACATGTTCGGTATGCGGGAGGCCGATAGCAGGCTCCCGGATGCGATACGGGCGCGTGGGTTCGCGCTCGAGGACATCCGCCATGTTGTCCTCACCCACCTGCATTTCGATCATTGTGGCTGGAATACGCGCTTCTTGGACGGCGAGATCGTGCCGACCTTTCCGAACGCGATCTACTGGGTCGAAGCCGGCGAGCTTGCCCATGCCTGCAATCCCACGCTCAGAGATCGGGCCAGCTACGACGAGCGGAACTGGGAGATTCTGGTCGACGCCGGAGTCATGCGCGAGTTCGAGGGGCGCGCCGAGCCGGTGCCCGGCCTGCGGGCGATCAAAGCGAGCGGTCACAATGCCGATATGTGCGTTGTCCTGATCGAGTCGAAGGGGTCGACAGCAGTGTACTGGGCGGATCTGGTGCCGACGACGCACCACCTCCCGTATCCCTGGATCATGGGCTACGATCTCTACCCGCTCGAGACTCTCGCGAACAAGCAGCTTTGGCTGCCGCGAGCGCACTCGGAAGGCTGGATTTGCTTCTTCGAGCACGACCCCGACGTGGCTTGTGGAAAACTTGTCGAAGAGAAGCCCGGCCGGTTTGTGGCGGAGCCCGTAGCGGTATGA